One window of the Anaerobranca gottschalkii DSM 13577 genome contains the following:
- a CDS encoding AAA family ATPase, whose translation MDLVKKIEKVKEEIGKIMVGQREVIDLSLIAILSGGHVLLEGVPGLGKTMLVKTLARVLNISYNRIQFTPDLMPSDITGTNIIIPGKGEDFQFKKGPIFANLVLADEINRATPKTQSALLESMQEKKVTVFGTTYPLPQPFFVMATQNPLEMEGTYPLPEAQLDRFLFKIEVQYPPFEELREIVLRTTGSEEGQIQPVMGGDELIEFNKLAREVPVAEKVLDFAIKVVSATHKTTPFATDKVKKYVEVGASPRGIQSIILAAKVTALLDGRYNVSFADIEKVAIPALRHRLILNFEGIGDGVKADEIITDILNSVEKG comes from the coding sequence ATGGATTTAGTTAAAAAAATAGAGAAGGTAAAGGAAGAAATTGGGAAAATAATGGTAGGGCAGAGGGAAGTTATAGATTTAAGCCTTATAGCCATCCTCTCCGGTGGCCATGTTTTGTTAGAAGGGGTACCGGGACTTGGAAAGACTATGTTGGTAAAAACCTTAGCTAGGGTGTTAAACATCAGCTACAACCGGATCCAATTTACCCCTGATTTAATGCCTTCTGATATCACCGGAACCAATATCATTATCCCGGGGAAAGGGGAAGATTTTCAGTTTAAAAAAGGACCGATTTTTGCCAACTTAGTATTGGCCGATGAGATCAACAGGGCGACACCTAAAACCCAAAGTGCTTTACTAGAGAGTATGCAAGAAAAAAAAGTGACAGTCTTTGGTACAACTTATCCATTACCGCAACCTTTTTTTGTCATGGCAACCCAAAACCCATTGGAAATGGAAGGAACATATCCCCTACCAGAAGCCCAATTAGACCGCTTTTTATTTAAAATTGAAGTACAATACCCTCCCTTCGAAGAATTGAGGGAAATTGTCCTTCGAACTACAGGTAGTGAAGAAGGGCAAATCCAACCGGTAATGGGAGGAGATGAACTGATAGAATTTAACAAACTGGCTAGGGAAGTACCCGTTGCGGAAAAGGTTTTAGATTTCGCCATTAAAGTTGTTTCAGCAACCCATAAAACTACACCCTTTGCTACTGACAAAGTAAAAAAATATGTAGAAGTAGGGGCAAGTCCTAGGGGTATTCAAAGTATAATTTTAGCTGCTAAAGTTACAGCCCTCCTTGATGGTAGGTATAATGTCAGTTTTGCCGATATCGAGAAAGTCGCTATCCCTGCTTTGAGGCATCGACTAATCCTGAATTTTGAAGGGATAGGGGATGGGGTAAAGGCAGATGAGATAATTACTGATATTTTAAATAGTGTGGAAAAGGGATAG